In Candidatus Zixiibacteriota bacterium, a genomic segment contains:
- a CDS encoding OsmC family peroxiredoxin, with protein sequence MIERKAEVVWEGGLKDGKGKMKLGSGAYVGSYSVGSRFEDGIGTNPEELIGAAHAGCFSMAFAKILNEAGHNPSKIETDAKVKLVKEGEGFKIESVSLHTTVDLVDIEDDKFLNLAEKAKKNCPVSKALAGVDISLKAETISMKV encoded by the coding sequence ATGATAGAACGCAAAGCGGAAGTAGTATGGGAAGGCGGTCTCAAGGACGGTAAAGGTAAGATGAAACTCGGGAGCGGTGCTTATGTCGGATCCTATTCGGTCGGATCCCGATTCGAGGACGGTATCGGAACGAATCCGGAGGAACTGATAGGTGCGGCTCATGCCGGGTGTTTCTCGATGGCCTTTGCCAAGATATTAAACGAAGCCGGTCATAATCCGAGCAAGATCGAGACCGATGCCAAGGTCAAGCTGGTCAAGGAAGGCGAGGGGTTCAAGATTGAATCGGTCAGCCTCCATACCACTGTCGATTTGGTCGATATCGAGGACGATAAGTTTCTGAACCTGGCTGAGAAGGCCAAAAAGAACTGCCCGGTCTCAAAAGCTCTGGCCGGTGTCGACATCAGCCTCAAGGCTGAGACGATCTCGATGAAAGTGTAA
- a CDS encoding SufBD protein, producing the protein GHHARGVLTSKIAVRDTARAEVHNTLVAEAEYARGHVDCKEIIQDQGVATAIPIVEVKHPRAHVTHEAAIGSVDNKQLETLMARGLNEDDAVDLIINGMLS; encoded by the coding sequence GGTCATCATGCCCGAGGCGTGCTGACCTCCAAGATAGCGGTCAGGGATACTGCCCGGGCCGAGGTGCACAATACACTGGTGGCCGAAGCCGAATACGCCCGTGGTCATGTCGACTGCAAGGAGATCATCCAGGATCAGGGTGTCGCCACAGCCATCCCGATCGTCGAGGTCAAACATCCCCGCGCCCATGTCACCCACGAGGCGGCTATCGGCAGTGTCGACAACAAACAGCTCGAAACGCTGATGGCGCGTGGCTTAAACGAAGATGACGCGGTCGACCTGATTATAAACGGAATGTTGAGTTGA